A single window of Elusimicrobiota bacterium DNA harbors:
- a CDS encoding radical SAM protein — MKKINRGSLLYKSGVEYANFCINHVKGCSHGCNYPC; from the coding sequence ATGAAAAAAATAAACAGAGGGTCCCTCCTTTATAAAAGCGGTGTAGAATATGCAAATTTTTGTATAAATCACGTTAAAGGTTGCTCCCACGGCTGTAATTACCCCTGTTA